From the genome of Acidobacteriota bacterium, one region includes:
- a CDS encoding SDR family NAD(P)-dependent oxidoreductase: MTKLDLTDRVAIVTGGAGGIGTCIAKIYAEAGARVVVASRKKENLDGVVGEIESAGGTAMAVGCDITVPDQVDALIAETVGAFGRLDVMVNNAGGGATPRMPEDTPYDEWQRIVDLNLTGTWLCCIAAGKQMIEQQSGNIINISSVAGTKGHPGMLHYSAAKAGVISLSNNLAFQWAKHNIRVNCVAPGLIATPAMVKWGVIQPAEKEDGTPVPRLERPPDPEDVADLCLFLASPASDLLTGEVIPIRSWTRLDRFWN; this comes from the coding sequence ATGACCAAGCTCGACCTGACGGATCGCGTCGCTATCGTCACCGGCGGCGCCGGCGGCATCGGCACCTGTATCGCCAAGATCTACGCCGAGGCGGGGGCGAGGGTCGTCGTCGCGTCGCGCAAGAAGGAGAACCTGGACGGCGTCGTCGGCGAGATCGAGTCGGCCGGCGGAACCGCCATGGCCGTCGGCTGCGACATCACGGTCCCTGACCAGGTCGACGCGTTGATCGCGGAGACCGTCGGCGCCTTCGGGCGGCTCGACGTCATGGTCAACAACGCCGGCGGGGGCGCCACGCCGCGCATGCCCGAGGACACGCCCTACGACGAGTGGCAGCGCATCGTCGACCTGAACCTGACCGGCACCTGGCTCTGCTGCATCGCCGCCGGCAAGCAGATGATCGAGCAGCAAAGCGGCAACATCATCAACATCTCGTCCGTGGCCGGCACCAAGGGCCACCCCGGCATGCTCCACTACTCGGCGGCCAAGGCGGGCGTGATCAGCCTGAGCAACAACCTGGCCTTCCAGTGGGCGAAGCACAACATCCGCGTCAACTGCGTGGCGCCCGGGTTGATCGCGACGCCCGCGATGGTGAAGTGGGGCGTCATCCAGCCGGCCGAGAAGGAAGACGGCACGCCCGTGCCCCGCCTCGAGCGACCGCCCGACCCCGAAGACGTCGCCGACCTCTGTCTCTTCCTGGCCTCGCCGGCCTCGGACCTGCTCACCGGCGAGGTGATCCCGATCCGGTCCTGGACGCGGCTGGACCGCTTCTGGAACTGA
- a CDS encoding PEP-utilizing enzyme: MDQLSATAASFVRPLDTCDDDLDLLGGKGRSLARAANAGFAVPGGFQVTTAAYREFVAANGLQQRIVELAKPELVNGAVSFDRASAAIQELLASPALSDLAAAEIAAAYRGLGACAAERSEASSRRKLPGQDGMGRNTEPARDFGALKPANPPVAVRSSANAEDLPEASFAGQQDTYLNVRGEDAVVQAVRDCWASLWTPRAIAYRHQMGIDQGKVAMAVVVQIMVPSEVSGILFTANPATGERSEAIVNASFGLGEAVVGGQVTPDTYVVDRASGEATETIIGTKELRIVQDGDQGTRLEEIDEADRGRSSLSPDAIRELVELGGQVEARFDGVPQDIEWAISGGTLYLLQSRPITNLPPQPIEVEWEPTPPARILTRRQIVENMPDPICPLFEELYLTVGLEKARGGKSMMVGGGPVFVTMHGFAYQRGDWQMLFPDGDNTEIRKPTEDELEAAERAMAERRKDSPAENLEMAEHDLKLFRDALGDEDSRAFDAWAASAELGESLAQRVTMPESRNPTYVAFNRTQWNEGVLRKWREKTMPRLVRITGEWRQVDPATASDETLLQGIVDLGVAEGDYWSNDTGHTFGVAKSTDDQLQCFLRETLPDHHFTSGQFLSGFKSKTMEANDAIFEVARRIRADESLWELVMVTPASRLMAALEEHPASGPALEAIDDYLQTFGHQGYTLDFVEPPQSEDPTAFFATLKTMVANRDYSPERHDIDARRKKEEALARIEELLDGLEYWQFRFRLWFTYLFYPIREETMFYLGSAWPVLRPLAAELGRRLVEAGTFTRPDDIYFCVTDEIREAIEARARSEARPDLGALAAERRELREARKRLHPPGTVPPEASEHPSIAFKETQARNDPNSSTLRGVPVSPGTVTAPASLIKSPPEFDRMRSGSILVCPMTNPAWTPLFAHASGLVTDIGGILGHGSIVAREYGIPAVVGTGNITQRVAPGQEISVDGDAGVVTLHEES; encoded by the coding sequence ATGGACCAGCTCTCCGCCACGGCCGCATCCTTCGTCCGGCCGCTCGACACCTGCGACGACGACCTCGACCTCCTGGGCGGCAAGGGCCGCTCGCTGGCGCGGGCGGCGAACGCCGGCTTCGCGGTGCCGGGCGGCTTCCAGGTCACGACAGCCGCGTACCGGGAATTTGTCGCGGCGAACGGTCTGCAGCAACGGATCGTCGAGTTGGCCAAGCCCGAACTCGTGAACGGCGCCGTCTCGTTCGACCGGGCGTCGGCGGCGATCCAGGAACTCCTGGCCTCGCCGGCCCTCTCCGACCTCGCGGCCGCCGAGATCGCCGCCGCCTACCGAGGTCTGGGAGCTTGCGCCGCAGAACGCAGCGAAGCGAGTTCGCGGCGAAAGCTCCCGGGCCAGGACGGGATGGGCCGAAACACCGAGCCTGCGAGGGATTTCGGGGCGCTCAAGCCCGCGAACCCGCCGGTCGCGGTGCGCTCGTCCGCCAACGCCGAGGACCTGCCGGAGGCGTCCTTCGCCGGCCAGCAGGACACCTACCTCAACGTGCGCGGCGAGGACGCCGTCGTCCAGGCGGTGCGCGACTGCTGGGCGTCGCTGTGGACCCCCCGCGCGATCGCCTACCGCCACCAGATGGGCATCGACCAGGGCAAGGTGGCGATGGCGGTCGTCGTCCAGATCATGGTGCCGTCGGAGGTCTCGGGCATCCTGTTCACGGCGAATCCGGCTACGGGCGAGCGCTCCGAGGCGATCGTCAACGCCAGCTTCGGCCTCGGCGAGGCGGTCGTCGGCGGACAGGTGACGCCCGACACCTACGTCGTCGACCGCGCGAGCGGCGAAGCCACCGAGACGATCATCGGCACCAAGGAACTGCGGATCGTCCAGGACGGCGACCAGGGAACGCGTCTCGAAGAGATCGACGAGGCCGACCGCGGTCGTTCGTCCTTGTCGCCGGACGCCATCCGCGAACTGGTCGAGCTGGGCGGCCAGGTAGAGGCGCGGTTCGACGGCGTGCCCCAGGACATCGAGTGGGCGATCTCCGGCGGCACGCTCTATCTGCTGCAGTCGCGGCCGATCACGAACCTGCCGCCGCAGCCGATCGAGGTCGAATGGGAGCCGACTCCTCCGGCCCGCATCCTGACGCGCCGCCAGATCGTCGAGAACATGCCGGACCCGATCTGTCCGCTGTTCGAGGAGCTCTACCTGACTGTGGGTCTCGAGAAGGCCCGCGGCGGCAAGAGCATGATGGTGGGCGGCGGTCCGGTGTTCGTCACGATGCACGGATTCGCCTACCAGCGCGGGGACTGGCAAATGCTCTTCCCGGACGGCGACAACACGGAGATCAGGAAGCCGACCGAGGACGAGCTGGAGGCCGCCGAACGCGCCATGGCCGAGCGGCGCAAGGACTCCCCCGCGGAGAACCTCGAGATGGCGGAGCACGACCTGAAGCTGTTTCGGGATGCGCTCGGCGACGAGGACAGCCGCGCCTTCGACGCCTGGGCAGCCTCAGCCGAACTCGGCGAGTCCCTGGCGCAGCGGGTGACCATGCCCGAGAGCCGGAACCCGACCTACGTCGCCTTCAATCGCACCCAGTGGAACGAGGGCGTGCTCAGGAAGTGGAGGGAGAAGACGATGCCGCGCCTGGTCCGGATCACCGGCGAATGGCGCCAGGTCGATCCGGCCACCGCCTCCGACGAGACCCTGCTCCAGGGCATCGTCGACCTGGGCGTGGCCGAGGGCGACTACTGGTCGAACGACACCGGCCACACCTTCGGCGTCGCCAAGTCGACCGACGACCAGCTCCAGTGCTTCCTGCGCGAGACGCTGCCGGACCACCACTTCACGAGCGGCCAGTTCCTGAGCGGCTTCAAGTCGAAGACGATGGAAGCGAACGACGCGATCTTCGAGGTCGCCAGGCGCATCCGGGCCGACGAGTCGCTGTGGGAACTCGTGATGGTGACCCCGGCCTCACGCCTCATGGCCGCGCTCGAGGAGCATCCGGCGAGCGGCCCGGCGCTCGAGGCGATCGACGACTACCTCCAGACCTTCGGGCACCAGGGCTACACGCTCGACTTCGTGGAGCCGCCGCAGAGCGAGGATCCGACCGCCTTCTTCGCCACGCTGAAGACGATGGTCGCCAACCGCGACTACAGCCCGGAGCGGCACGACATCGATGCGCGCCGCAAGAAGGAAGAGGCGCTCGCCCGGATCGAAGAGCTGCTCGACGGCCTGGAGTACTGGCAGTTCCGCTTCCGCCTCTGGTTTACCTACCTCTTCTACCCGATCCGCGAGGAGACGATGTTCTACCTCGGCAGCGCCTGGCCCGTGCTGCGCCCGCTGGCGGCGGAGCTGGGGCGGCGCCTGGTCGAGGCCGGTACCTTCACGCGGCCGGACGACATCTACTTCTGCGTCACGGACGAGATCCGCGAGGCGATCGAGGCCCGCGCGCGCAGCGAAGCCAGGCCCGATCTCGGCGCGCTCGCCGCCGAACGCCGGGAGCTTCGGGAAGCGCGTAAGCGTCTTCACCCGCCGGGCACCGTGCCGCCGGAGGCGAGCGAGCATCCGTCGATCGCCTTCAAGGAGACCCAGGCCCGCAACGACCCGAACAGCTCCACGCTGCGCGGCGTCCCCGTGAGTCCCGGCACCGTCACCGCGCCGGCGAGCCTGATCAAGTCGCCGCCCGAGTTCGACCGGATGCGATCCGGCTCCATCCTCGTGTGCCCGATGACGAACCCCGCCTGGACGCCGCTGTTCGCTCACGCCTCGGGCCTGGTCACCGACATCGGCGGCATTCTGGGGCATGGCTCGATCGTCGCGCGGGAGTACGGCATTCCTGCGGTTGTGGGGACGGGCAACATCACCCAGCGGGTGGCACCTGGGCAGGAGATCAGCGTCGATGGCGATGCGGGGGTCGTGACGCTGCACGAGGAGAGCTGA
- a CDS encoding VWA domain-containing protein → MKRPATLGVLFLLLSANGAAHARQEPAPDTFAETIDVRVVNVDVWVSDRDGNPVTGLTADDFEVREDGRPVELSNFFEFTDGLDATARERAAATSRDRRPRESDLDRFIPAEPPPPEHRLSLMVYVDNNNLTPTDRNRLLPFLRNFLSVQLSPYDRAMLAVYDAGRFEVALPFTTEAWRVAEATHEVARVVGSRDRIESQRLDILRELNRDDKVPPRYSAVVELIRDFAAMIRSEVDASIVNLENAIRTMAGLPGRKAILYISNGLPMRPAEDLFRALEERFDDRRGRWRSTNQSPFRDVDLYRDTRGIDAANASLEAYQYDLSRRFDELASLANANGVTFHSVAAAGARVSGMNTADLRFSTSIEFTRANNLEEPLLRLADRTGGRAIVNTRNFAGGFDRIASDLQNRYSLGYSPTHIERGRTHRVEVQLTDEAKRRYRGRLSIRHRDSYVDKPISAEMADLTLAALSMGEAANPMAVRITQVRRPGSEVLLDGGDVQSRMLVTIPIGPLTLAPVADGHEARVRLWVQVIDGEGRFSEVTEHPVPVLVKEGEIEGARQLSWPFAVDVVTAPGPHRVAVGVRDDLAATTSVVTFDLDAGNALTVAEAEDDFRRAIAVMDDEESLAPRYRLARFLVDSGRSEEGVAEARSILAISPEGPIPDRARILVCHSRGAAGEEATNPAEDAAANSGRRPGEMIYQVAHKYTDDAIQAGVEGVVGLGVSIDEEGCVVDVEVLERLPHGLTENAVAAMRRAVFRPAMENGEPVGSMYRTAVRFALDAEEL, encoded by the coding sequence ATGAAACGTCCTGCCACCCTCGGCGTGCTCTTCCTGCTGCTCTCCGCGAACGGCGCCGCCCACGCACGACAGGAACCCGCGCCAGACACCTTCGCCGAGACGATCGACGTGCGCGTCGTCAACGTCGACGTGTGGGTGTCCGATCGCGACGGCAATCCGGTGACGGGCCTGACGGCCGACGACTTCGAGGTGCGGGAGGACGGCCGCCCGGTGGAACTGTCGAACTTCTTCGAGTTCACGGACGGCCTGGACGCGACCGCGCGGGAGCGGGCGGCGGCCACCTCCCGGGACCGCCGGCCCCGGGAGAGCGACCTGGACCGCTTCATCCCGGCCGAGCCACCGCCGCCGGAGCACCGGCTGAGCCTGATGGTCTACGTCGACAACAACAACCTGACGCCGACGGACCGCAACCGGCTGCTGCCCTTCCTGCGCAACTTCCTGAGCGTCCAGCTCAGCCCGTACGACCGCGCGATGCTCGCCGTCTACGACGCGGGCAGGTTCGAGGTCGCGCTCCCCTTCACCACCGAGGCCTGGCGCGTTGCAGAGGCGACCCACGAGGTCGCGAGGGTCGTCGGCAGCCGCGACCGCATCGAATCGCAGCGCCTGGACATCCTGCGCGAACTCAACCGGGACGACAAGGTTCCGCCCCGCTACAGCGCGGTGGTGGAGCTGATCCGCGACTTCGCCGCGATGATCAGAAGCGAGGTCGACGCCTCGATCGTGAACCTGGAGAACGCAATCCGGACGATGGCGGGCCTGCCGGGGCGCAAGGCCATCCTGTACATCAGCAACGGACTGCCCATGCGGCCGGCGGAGGATCTGTTCCGGGCGCTCGAGGAGAGGTTCGACGATCGGCGCGGGCGTTGGCGCTCCACCAACCAGTCGCCCTTCCGAGACGTCGATCTGTATAGGGACACAAGAGGCATTGACGCCGCGAACGCCTCCCTCGAGGCCTACCAGTACGACCTCTCCCGGCGATTCGACGAACTCGCCTCGCTCGCCAACGCCAACGGCGTGACCTTCCACAGCGTGGCCGCCGCCGGGGCGCGCGTCAGCGGCATGAACACCGCGGATCTCCGCTTCTCCACCAGCATCGAGTTCACGCGTGCCAACAATCTCGAGGAGCCGCTGCTCCGCCTGGCCGATCGCACCGGTGGCCGGGCGATCGTCAACACGCGGAACTTCGCGGGCGGCTTCGACCGCATCGCCAGCGACCTCCAGAACCGCTATTCGCTCGGCTACTCGCCGACCCACATCGAGCGGGGCCGCACCCACCGCGTTGAGGTCCAACTGACCGACGAGGCGAAGCGGCGCTACCGCGGGCGCCTGTCGATTCGCCACCGCGACAGCTACGTCGACAAGCCCATCTCAGCCGAGATGGCGGACCTGACGCTGGCGGCCCTCTCAATGGGAGAGGCCGCCAATCCCATGGCGGTCCGGATCACGCAGGTCCGCCGCCCGGGTAGCGAAGTCCTCCTCGACGGCGGCGACGTTCAGTCGCGGATGCTGGTCACGATCCCGATCGGCCCGCTGACCCTGGCCCCGGTCGCCGACGGTCACGAAGCCCGGGTCCGCCTGTGGGTCCAGGTGATCGACGGAGAGGGCCGCTTTTCCGAGGTGACGGAGCATCCCGTGCCCGTCCTGGTGAAGGAGGGGGAGATCGAAGGGGCGCGGCAACTCTCCTGGCCGTTCGCGGTCGACGTGGTCACGGCGCCCGGGCCGCATCGCGTCGCGGTCGGCGTGCGCGACGACCTCGCCGCCACGACCTCCGTCGTCACGTTCGACCTGGACGCCGGCAACGCCCTGACCGTGGCAGAGGCCGAGGACGACTTCCGCCGCGCGATCGCGGTCATGGACGACGAGGAGTCGCTTGCGCCGCGCTACCGCCTCGCCAGGTTCCTGGTCGACTCCGGCCGCTCGGAAGAGGGCGTCGCCGAGGCCAGGAGCATCCTGGCGATCTCGCCGGAAGGGCCGATCCCGGACCGGGCGAGGATCCTCGTCTGCCACTCGCGCGGTGCGGCAGGGGAGGAGGCCACGAACCCGGCCGAGGACGCCGCGGCCAACTCAGGCCGCAGGCCGGGCGAGATGATCTACCAGGTCGCCCACAAGTACACCGACGACGCGATCCAGGCGGGCGTCGAGGGCGTGGTTGGCCTCGGGGTCAGCATCGACGAGGAAGGTTGCGTCGTCGACGTCGAGGTGCTGGAACGGTTGCCCCACGGTCTCACCGAGAACGCCGTCGCGGCGATGCGACGAGCGGTTTTCCGGCCGGCGATGGAGAACGGCGAACCGGTGGGGTCTATGTACAGGACGGCGGTGCGCTTCGCCCTAGATGCCGAGGAGCTCTAG
- a CDS encoding TetR/AcrR family transcriptional regulator has protein sequence MTNPEAKNPRAGATMGRREANVAARRQRILESARSLLQEAGPEGLSMRKLARQAGLSVTTLYNLLGSREQILQALIKDSVQRLEEPAPDARATRDPLRRAVRAMEGILQYVIDNGDLLRPLIVADFRTGSWSRLAQQDEAAHFKSSKEAVRAAITEALHNGQLRNVVGLEFLEVQLHVGWELALDLWAFGVLDDEAFRLKSLSGFYVTLLAFAEPHVRPGIEKELRRLERKHSSVGARRKPGE, from the coding sequence ATGACGAACCCTGAAGCCAAGAATCCCCGGGCCGGCGCAACCATGGGCCGGCGCGAGGCCAACGTAGCGGCGCGCCGCCAGCGCATCCTGGAGTCCGCCCGCTCCCTCCTTCAGGAAGCGGGACCCGAGGGCCTGTCCATGCGCAAGCTGGCCCGTCAGGCCGGACTGAGCGTGACCACCCTCTACAACCTCCTGGGATCCCGCGAGCAGATCCTGCAGGCGTTGATCAAGGACTCGGTGCAGCGTCTCGAGGAACCTGCTCCCGATGCTCGCGCTACGCGCGACCCCCTGCGACGCGCCGTGAGGGCCATGGAGGGCATTCTCCAGTACGTCATCGACAACGGTGACCTGCTGCGGCCGCTCATCGTGGCCGACTTCAGGACCGGCTCCTGGTCGAGACTCGCCCAGCAGGACGAGGCAGCGCACTTCAAGTCGTCCAAGGAAGCGGTCCGCGCCGCGATCACCGAGGCGCTGCACAACGGTCAACTACGGAACGTGGTTGGCCTGGAGTTCCTCGAGGTGCAGCTCCACGTGGGCTGGGAACTGGCCCTCGATCTGTGGGCATTCGGCGTTCTCGACGACGAGGCCTTCCGGCTCAAGAGCCTCAGCGGCTTCTACGTGACCCTGCTCGCCTTCGCCGAGCCGCATGTGCGCCCTGGCATCGAGAAAGAGCTTCGTCGTCTCGAACGCAAGCACTCCTCGGTGGGCGCGCGCCGCAAGCCCGGCGAGTAG
- a CDS encoding aminoglycoside phosphotransferase family protein, with product MEEELFLRRIREEFPDVTWTSHRCLTHGWDHTVLVLDEALVFRSPKAQAYRDALANEIRLLRYLRPGVDVGIPDYVYESADGSFAGYPLLAGRELDVDTFGGLSDTERERIAEQLATFLTALHETPKSVVRECGVSLQDPQKDLEDLRRDTEALVLPRLAPREVRVVRAFLAELAGELRSTPPTCLVHGDLSGEHILWDAESQQVNIIDFSDRSIGDHALDFVGPMGYGHDFAGRVLELYRGRKDDGLLRRAHLYFRRGPLETMADALQGYPCTFDEGYAEFRARFNMED from the coding sequence ATGGAAGAAGAACTGTTCCTGCGGCGGATACGGGAGGAGTTCCCCGACGTCACCTGGACGTCGCACCGCTGCCTGACGCACGGCTGGGACCATACCGTCCTCGTCCTCGACGAGGCGCTTGTCTTTCGGTCGCCCAAGGCCCAGGCGTACCGGGATGCGCTGGCGAACGAAATCAGGCTCCTTCGCTACCTCCGGCCGGGGGTCGACGTCGGCATTCCCGACTACGTCTACGAGTCCGCGGACGGCTCCTTCGCCGGCTACCCGCTTCTCGCCGGCCGCGAGCTCGACGTCGACACCTTCGGCGGCCTCTCCGACACGGAGAGAGAACGGATAGCGGAACAGCTCGCCACGTTCCTCACCGCGCTCCACGAGACCCCGAAGTCGGTCGTCCGCGAGTGTGGCGTGTCCCTGCAGGACCCGCAGAAGGACCTCGAAGACCTCCGTCGCGACACCGAGGCGCTCGTGCTACCGCGCCTTGCGCCGCGCGAAGTCCGAGTCGTCAGAGCATTCCTCGCCGAACTGGCCGGCGAACTGCGGTCAACGCCTCCGACGTGCCTCGTCCATGGAGACCTGAGCGGAGAACACATTCTCTGGGACGCGGAGAGCCAGCAGGTCAACATCATCGACTTCAGCGACCGCTCCATCGGGGACCACGCCCTCGATTTCGTTGGACCGATGGGGTACGGGCACGACTTCGCCGGACGCGTGCTGGAGCTGTATCGCGGGCGGAAGGACGACGGGTTGCTGAGAAGAGCGCACCTGTACTTCCGCCGCGGGCCACTGGAGACGATGGCTGACGCACTTCAGGGCTATCCGTGCACGTTCGACGAGGGCTACGCGGAGTTCAGGGCGCGGTTCAACATGGAAGACTGA
- a CDS encoding metallophosphoesterase family protein, which translates to MPLVDLGCAARGRRAAPGHAVHDPGAGLVVADLVPPLKILVFADVHGNAEALAAVLEKESDVDATIFLGDTVLSGPQPNETMALLADLDGILIEGNHDVEMFGPERFEGWPAPWRAYTNWILDTLEPAGWELLRGLKSEGEYEVGGQRVFLHHGVLPDEPRQALPDTPDERLGALAGGTDCPMVLFGHSHIQFCRSIGGQEFINPGSVGQPRCGRRVACYGLIEDGVFRHCQVDYDPGPWLEALADIRPLDGFPEFREWLKKALLGGYGIGEREPWTRFAREGYV; encoded by the coding sequence CTGCCGCTGGTCGACCTGGGATGCGCTGCGAGAGGGCGTCGAGCCGCGCCGGGACATGCCGTCCACGATCCAGGAGCGGGCCTGGTCGTCGCCGATCTGGTACCGCCCCTGAAGATCCTGGTCTTCGCCGACGTGCACGGGAACGCCGAGGCGCTCGCGGCGGTGCTCGAGAAGGAAAGCGACGTTGACGCGACGATCTTCCTCGGCGACACCGTGCTCTCAGGCCCGCAGCCGAACGAGACGATGGCGCTGCTCGCGGATCTCGACGGGATCCTCATCGAGGGCAATCACGACGTGGAGATGTTCGGGCCGGAGCGCTTCGAGGGCTGGCCGGCTCCTTGGCGGGCCTACACGAACTGGATTCTCGACACGCTGGAACCGGCGGGTTGGGAGCTGCTCCGTGGTCTGAAGTCCGAGGGTGAGTACGAAGTCGGCGGCCAACGGGTGTTCCTGCACCACGGCGTGCTACCCGACGAGCCCCGGCAGGCGCTGCCCGACACCCCCGACGAGCGGTTGGGCGCCCTGGCAGGGGGCACGGATTGCCCGATGGTGCTCTTCGGTCACTCCCACATCCAGTTCTGCCGGTCGATCGGTGGCCAGGAGTTCATCAACCCCGGCAGCGTCGGCCAGCCGCGCTGCGGCCGGCGGGTGGCCTGCTACGGGTTGATCGAGGACGGCGTCTTCCGGCACTGCCAGGTGGACTACGACCCGGGCCCGTGGCTCGAAGCGCTCGCCGACATTCGGCCGCTCGACGGGTTTCCGGAGTTCCGGGAGTGGCTGAAGAAGGCGTTGCTCGGCGGCTACGGGATCGGTGAGCGGGAGCCGTGGACACGGTTTGCGCGAGAGGGCTACGTGTAG
- a CDS encoding DUF3604 domain-containing protein: MRCMLGLLTAALLLIGCGPGEEPAAEAPAADSTPDAAAPTPNPTRNAYFGDLHVHTRYSLDGFIFGTTADPNAAYEFAKGGAILHPAGFEMKLDRPLDFQAVADHGWYLGMLAAMTDPSSPAYDHPIAEGVRNARSADERRGNFMAVGPYWNAEPGTEEHLNMEIVRDAWEEIQAAANRHNDPGTFTAFIGYEYTSAGEGGNNLHRNVIFRGAAAPVLPFNRVDSSNPEDLWAAMDGWRARGIDSLAIPHNSNASGGRMFELEYYDGGAIDDAYSELRSRNEPVVEITQVKGTSDTHPALSRNDEWAEFEIMPYRIGSVVLSLPLEGSYVRDAYRRGLAIADGGVANPYEFGLIGSSDSHVAGGSFEEDNYWSKTGILDATPRLRGSVPGTGVIASYGDPSERSGSSTRTSDGSGRTYRDTYYHTWGASGLAGVWAEENTREAIFQALRRKEVFATSGPRIRVRFFSRAGTTSADLEDPDFLPKAYAEGVPMGGDLSTPNGAAPTFAAWALRDPLAAPLDRLQIIKGWSEDGNSEEMVYDVACSDGAAVDPATHRCPDNGASVDLATCAISADVGANELRGVWTDPDFNPAHRAFYYVRVLENPTCRWSTWDALREGVEPRRDMPSTIQERAWSSPIWYRP, translated from the coding sequence ATGAGATGCATGTTGGGTCTGCTGACGGCGGCCCTTCTACTCATCGGCTGCGGCCCCGGCGAGGAGCCGGCAGCCGAGGCGCCGGCGGCGGACTCCACGCCCGACGCCGCAGCCCCGACACCCAATCCGACGCGGAACGCCTACTTCGGCGATCTCCACGTCCACACGCGCTACTCCCTCGACGGCTTCATCTTCGGCACCACGGCGGATCCCAACGCGGCCTACGAGTTCGCCAAGGGCGGCGCGATCCTGCATCCGGCTGGCTTCGAGATGAAACTCGACCGGCCACTCGACTTTCAGGCCGTGGCCGATCACGGCTGGTATCTCGGCATGCTCGCGGCGATGACCGATCCCTCTTCACCTGCCTACGATCACCCCATCGCCGAGGGCGTGCGCAATGCACGCTCCGCCGATGAGAGACGCGGCAACTTCATGGCCGTAGGCCCCTACTGGAACGCGGAACCGGGCACCGAAGAGCACCTGAACATGGAGATCGTGCGCGACGCCTGGGAGGAGATCCAGGCGGCCGCCAACCGGCACAACGATCCGGGGACCTTCACCGCCTTCATCGGCTACGAGTACACCTCTGCCGGCGAAGGGGGAAACAACCTGCACCGCAACGTGATCTTCCGCGGCGCCGCGGCTCCCGTACTTCCCTTCAACCGCGTCGACTCCTCCAACCCTGAAGATCTCTGGGCCGCAATGGACGGGTGGCGCGCCCGGGGCATCGACTCGCTGGCCATTCCGCACAACTCGAACGCCTCAGGGGGTCGCATGTTCGAGCTCGAGTACTACGACGGTGGTGCGATCGACGATGCCTACTCGGAGTTGCGCTCGCGCAACGAGCCGGTGGTCGAGATCACCCAGGTCAAGGGAACCTCCGACACCCATCCGGCGCTGTCGCGCAATGATGAGTGGGCCGAATTCGAGATCATGCCGTACAGGATCGGGTCCGTGGTCCTCAGTCTGCCGCTGGAAGGCAGCTACGTGCGTGACGCCTATCGACGGGGCCTTGCGATCGCGGACGGCGGCGTCGCGAACCCGTACGAATTCGGCCTGATCGGGTCGAGCGACAGCCATGTCGCGGGGGGCTCCTTCGAGGAGGACAACTACTGGTCCAAGACGGGCATTCTGGACGCCACGCCGCGGTTGCGCGGTTCGGTGCCGGGCACGGGCGTGATCGCCAGCTACGGCGATCCCTCGGAGCGGTCCGGATCCTCCACGCGCACCAGCGACGGCTCCGGCCGGACCTACCGCGACACCTACTACCACACCTGGGGCGCATCGGGCCTCGCCGGCGTCTGGGCGGAGGAGAACACGCGCGAGGCGATCTTCCAGGCCCTTCGGCGCAAGGAGGTCTTCGCCACATCGGGTCCGCGCATTCGGGTGCGCTTCTTCTCCCGGGCGGGGACCACGAGCGCCGATCTCGAGGATCCCGACTTCCTTCCCAAGGCCTACGCGGAAGGCGTACCGATGGGTGGCGACCTGTCCACCCCGAACGGGGCCGCACCAACCTTCGCGGCCTGGGCGCTGCGCGATCCTCTCGCCGCTCCGCTCGACCGGCTGCAGATCATCAAGGGATGGTCGGAGGATGGCAACAGCGAGGAGATGGTCTACGACGTCGCCTGTTCGGACGGCGCGGCCGTCGACCCCGCCACCCACCGCTGCCCGGACAACGGGGCGAGCGTCGATCTCGCCACCTGCGCCATCAGCGCGGACGTCGGGGCCAACGAACTCAGGGGCGTGTGGACCGACCCCGACTTCAACCCGGCGCACCGGGCCTTCTACTATGTGCGGGTGCTCGAGAACCCGACCTGCCGCTGGTCGACCTGGGATGCGCTGCGAGAGGGCGTCGAGCCGCGCCGGGACATGCCGTCCACGATCCAGGAGCGGGCCTGGTCGTCGCCGATCTGGTACCGCCCCTGA